A window from Brucella sp. BE17 encodes these proteins:
- a CDS encoding YnfA family protein: protein MPFFAYIGAAICEIAGCFAFWAWLKLDKSPLWLIPGVASLALFAYLLTLVESDTAGRAYAAYGGIYIIASILWIWLAEGAKPDRWDLAGACVALSGTCIILFAPRT from the coding sequence TTGCCGTTCTTCGCCTATATAGGCGCAGCGATCTGCGAAATCGCTGGCTGTTTTGCCTTCTGGGCATGGCTGAAGCTCGACAAATCACCGCTATGGCTTATTCCCGGTGTGGCTTCGCTGGCTCTATTTGCCTATCTGTTGACGCTTGTTGAAAGCGATACAGCAGGTCGTGCCTATGCTGCTTATGGGGGCATTTATATTATAGCCTCTATTCTCTGGATCTGGTTAGCGGAAGGTGCCAAACCCGACCGCTGGGACTTAGCGGGCGCCTGTGTCGCTCTAAGCGGCACCTGTATCATTCTTTTCGCGCCGCGCACCTGA